In Thermosphaera sp., a genomic segment contains:
- the glmS gene encoding glutamine--fructose-6-phosphate transaminase (isomerizing), protein MGGIFAVVCREKIKDNSLYTGLKRLLYRGYDGAGVAFFRGEKLVVLKAPGHLEKVAPQLNYLNVDSEIAVAHTRYASRGWPVFENTHPLQDCTGRIAVVGDGIIENYEEVKKKLEERGHVFKGRTDTEVAAHFLEEELSKGSNVAGALQELGRNLRGLYSLVILVESYKKVFFVANGQPLVLGLGEACSYISSDISSLHGFAETAYLIEDGTVGWVDQNGFSSIRMSDGSTITLAELLAKRVKFVAEAGDKGGFPHFMLKEIYESPEALNRVLLTVMEKYLRLASMIVYGAKNTYILANGTSLHAGMIGSYYFSDLAGVTVDTVSAAEFPYYLLDTVETGTVIIAISQSGETSDVISSIKQAKQRGAVIVGITNNVGSKLALESNVYLPIGAGPEIAVPATKSFTTTLATLLLLAAYTGMFTGRINTGEYKGIVEEIKSASALMKERIIEFDKKASEIVQMSYNWDSVYVASSGINYPLALESALKLKEAAIIHAEGFQLGEMRHGPMVLLTKDFPVVLIEPAEEQAKPLYVKVLEEARNKGAKPIVIGPGRFGDTVMIQTPEVSRYLSPIVLSLPIQLLAYRLGVAFKRPIDTPPGLAKAIIA, encoded by the coding sequence ATGGGCGGCATATTCGCCGTAGTTTGTAGGGAGAAAATCAAGGACAATTCCCTATACACGGGGTTGAAGAGGCTATTGTATAGAGGGTATGATGGAGCTGGTGTCGCGTTTTTCAGGGGAGAAAAGCTCGTAGTTTTAAAAGCCCCTGGTCATCTCGAGAAGGTTGCCCCTCAATTGAACTACTTAAACGTGGATTCCGAGATCGCTGTTGCTCATACAAGATATGCTAGTAGAGGCTGGCCTGTTTTTGAAAACACTCACCCTCTTCAAGACTGTACTGGGAGAATAGCGGTCGTGGGCGATGGTATAATAGAGAACTATGAAGAGGTGAAGAAAAAACTAGAGGAGAGGGGACACGTTTTCAAGGGAAGGACCGATACAGAGGTCGCAGCGCATTTTCTCGAAGAAGAACTTTCCAAGGGCTCTAATGTTGCCGGCGCACTTCAAGAATTAGGCAGGAATTTGAGAGGGCTTTACTCCTTAGTAATTTTGGTAGAATCATATAAGAAAGTATTTTTCGTGGCAAATGGACAGCCTCTTGTTCTTGGATTGGGTGAGGCATGTTCGTACATATCTAGCGATATCTCATCTCTCCACGGGTTCGCCGAGACAGCATACCTGATAGAGGATGGCACGGTAGGCTGGGTTGATCAAAACGGCTTTTCAAGCATAAGAATGAGCGACGGCAGCACTATCACGCTTGCAGAACTCCTAGCTAAGAGGGTTAAGTTCGTTGCGGAGGCAGGTGACAAAGGGGGATTTCCCCATTTCATGCTGAAAGAAATATATGAATCCCCCGAGGCTCTTAACAGGGTTCTTTTAACAGTGATGGAAAAGTACTTAAGACTCGCATCGATGATAGTTTACGGTGCGAAGAACACGTATATATTGGCTAATGGGACCAGCCTTCATGCTGGAATGATAGGCTCCTATTATTTCAGTGATCTTGCTGGGGTAACAGTTGACACGGTTTCAGCGGCAGAATTTCCATATTACTTATTGGACACTGTTGAAACTGGAACTGTCATAATAGCGATAAGCCAGAGTGGGGAAACCTCGGACGTGATATCCAGTATAAAGCAGGCTAAGCAAAGAGGCGCAGTGATCGTGGGGATCACTAATAACGTTGGCTCTAAGCTTGCATTGGAGTCTAATGTTTACCTGCCAATCGGGGCTGGACCTGAGATAGCCGTTCCAGCGACTAAGTCCTTCACGACCACGCTGGCGACTCTCTTGTTGCTTGCCGCATACACTGGGATGTTCACTGGTAGAATAAACACAGGTGAATACAAGGGAATCGTTGAGGAGATTAAAAGCGCTTCTGCCTTAATGAAGGAAAGAATCATTGAGTTTGACAAGAAGGCGTCCGAGATCGTGCAGATGAGTTATAATTGGGACAGTGTGTATGTTGCTAGTAGCGGGATCAATTATCCATTAGCATTGGAGTCAGCATTGAAGCTAAAGGAGGCAGCAATCATTCATGCGGAAGGTTTCCAACTCGGCGAGATGAGGCATGGACCAATGGTCCTGTTGACTAAAGATTTCCCAGTTGTGTTAATAGAACCGGCTGAGGAACAGGCTAAACCTCTTTACGTGAAGGTCTTGGAGGAGGCTAGGAACAAAGGTGCTAAGCCGATAGTTATCGGACCTGGAAGATTCGGCGATACAGTGATGATCCAAACCCCAGAGGTCTCCCGATACCTCTCTCCTATAGTGCTTAGCCTTCCTATACAGCTATTGGCTTACAGGCTTGGAGTGGCGTTCAAGAGACCCATTGACACTCCTCCGGGACTGGCTAAAGCGATCATTGCGTAA
- a CDS encoding tryptophan--tRNA ligase has product MGTRLDPWGHFAIENYEKLLSEFGIRPISEVFVLMSKMHPYFTRKVVFGHRDFDKWLEALKSNGRTAVLTGFMPSGRPHLGTAMVYEELRFFQEIGAHVKVAIADAEAYVVRREDRRTTILNGVDFIAHAIAWGLDPEKTEFYFQTSMSDDYYRLMQMFSRKITMAEMEAIYGELSPGKIIASLTQAADILHLQLDSYGSFKHVLVPVGADQDPHLRLTRDLADRFEGELGLTRPASIYHKLLRGLDGNKMSKSRPDFAIHLDDSEEVVRKKFINALTGGRATAEEQKRLGGEPWKCVVYETYLYHLAPEDKMLKEVYEDCVSGRVLCGECKRRALEILTNRLKEHRKRYLEVKESGIVEKVVKTPSF; this is encoded by the coding sequence ATGGGCACGCGGCTCGACCCGTGGGGTCATTTCGCAATCGAGAATTATGAGAAATTACTAAGCGAGTTCGGGATTCGCCCCATAAGTGAAGTATTTGTCTTAATGAGTAAGATGCATCCGTATTTTACTCGAAAAGTGGTTTTCGGGCACAGGGATTTCGACAAGTGGCTTGAAGCGTTAAAATCCAACGGTAGAACAGCTGTCCTCACAGGCTTCATGCCAAGCGGTAGGCCACACTTGGGCACAGCCATGGTTTACGAGGAGTTAAGGTTCTTTCAAGAGATTGGCGCTCACGTCAAGGTTGCTATCGCGGATGCTGAGGCTTATGTCGTGAGGAGAGAAGATAGGAGAACTACTATATTGAATGGAGTTGACTTCATCGCCCACGCCATCGCATGGGGGCTCGACCCGGAGAAGACGGAGTTCTATTTTCAAACTTCCATGAGTGACGACTACTATAGACTTATGCAAATGTTTTCGAGAAAAATCACCATGGCTGAAATGGAGGCTATATACGGGGAGCTGTCTCCGGGGAAAATAATCGCGTCACTGACTCAGGCGGCAGACATCCTCCACTTGCAACTCGACTCTTATGGTTCGTTTAAACACGTGCTTGTCCCCGTTGGTGCCGATCAAGATCCCCACTTGAGGTTGACGAGGGACTTAGCCGACAGGTTCGAGGGAGAGCTCGGATTAACCCGACCCGCCTCCATCTACCATAAACTACTAAGAGGGTTGGATGGCAATAAGATGAGCAAGAGCAGGCCAGACTTCGCGATTCATTTAGATGACAGCGAAGAAGTGGTGAGGAAAAAATTTATTAATGCTCTAACAGGTGGACGCGCTACAGCAGAGGAACAGAAGAGGCTTGGGGGAGAGCCTTGGAAGTGCGTGGTCTACGAAACCTACTTGTATCACCTAGCTCCTGAGGATAAGATGTTGAAGGAGGTTTACGAGGACTGTGTGAGCGGTAGAGTACTGTGTGGAGAGTGTAAGAGAAGGGCTCTCGAAATTCTCACGAATCGCTTGAAAGAGCACAGGAAAAGGTACTTGGAGGTCAAGGAATCGGGAATTGTTGAAAAAGTTGTCAAAACCCCTTCATTCTAG
- a CDS encoding orotidine 5'-phosphate decarboxylase / HUMPS family protein, with the protein MRIMVVVVWMTAKLQIALDLLELTKAVEIATRVVSAVKCDNIWIEVGTPLLKSWGKIAIKALKNITDCFLVADTKIMDVPEIEGATVFGAGADAYTILAVADDEVVKDGVRYAREKDKTVIIDLINHPNPLNRAVKLAEYGADVLLYHVGISVQKARGISAKDLKNEIAELRKLVPVKIAVAGGLKPGDVRELVELGVDVVVVGGAVTKSPEPENVVKQLLMEIGYKLE; encoded by the coding sequence ATGCGGATAATGGTTGTTGTGGTCTGGATGACGGCTAAGCTTCAAATAGCTCTTGACCTCTTGGAGCTTACGAAGGCAGTTGAAATAGCTACTAGAGTGGTTTCAGCAGTGAAGTGTGACAATATTTGGATAGAAGTTGGCACTCCCTTATTGAAGTCCTGGGGGAAAATCGCGATTAAGGCTTTGAAAAATATTACTGACTGCTTCCTCGTCGCCGATACAAAGATCATGGATGTCCCCGAGATTGAGGGGGCCACGGTCTTCGGAGCAGGAGCCGATGCCTACACAATACTCGCGGTTGCCGACGACGAGGTTGTTAAAGATGGAGTAAGATATGCTCGTGAAAAAGACAAAACAGTGATTATTGATTTAATCAATCATCCGAATCCATTGAATAGAGCTGTCAAACTCGCCGAGTACGGCGCAGATGTCTTATTATACCATGTGGGTATCAGCGTCCAAAAAGCGAGGGGCATTTCGGCAAAAGACTTGAAGAACGAGATAGCTGAACTGAGAAAACTGGTCCCAGTCAAAATAGCTGTGGCCGGTGGTTTGAAACCAGGAGACGTAAGGGAGCTAGTAGAGCTGGGCGTTGACGTGGTCGTTGTGGGAGGAGCTGTGACAAAGAGTCCTGAGCCCGAGAACGTTGTTAAACAGCTCCTCATGGAGATAGGTTATAAGCTAGAATGA
- a CDS encoding zinc ribbon domain-containing protein → MLKTREVVRMYSIPVRDLRVRELITWYTKTLQRAVDTIWENIIWEYRFPELSRRGRRVSVELGYRVKAPRVPADRKFKKMLRDSLLAECPYAKHWVDAVIRTAYSVIESWRKRYLKGEYRKVKPRIKRRFARCKITLMKVDYGRKAVRITLKPGEYLEVSWSGKWFSKRVEGWRIGEVILKDDRVLIPFKKTEVYSVERVVAWDSNELSLDGYSPEIGFIKVDLRYLQSLKIVYEKKKATAQSIGKKELFEKYAKRERNGERDYINKLVKQITTMFPNAVHVVENLEKKDMVARGRTRKERRKRNARTPWETIHRKLSEKALVVKVSPHNTSRTCPRCGYVVKIRAGRVFKCPRCGLELDRQKLASVNIYFKYTKMWGFPHSNEPELDKGELWIGVTLNGWRPMTWAPMKGAPRSVKPRVEIKQYQPT, encoded by the coding sequence TTGTTGAAGACCCGTGAAGTAGTCAGAATGTACAGTATTCCAGTAAGAGACTTGAGAGTTAGAGAGCTGATAACGTGGTACACTAAAACGCTCCAGAGAGCAGTTGACACGATATGGGAGAACATTATATGGGAGTACAGGTTCCCAGAGCTATCCAGGAGAGGAAGGAGAGTTAGCGTTGAACTAGGGTACAGGGTCAAGGCTCCAAGAGTACCTGCTGATAGGAAGTTCAAGAAGATGCTTAGAGACTCTTTGCTCGCAGAGTGCCCATATGCTAAGCACTGGGTTGATGCTGTTATCAGAACAGCGTACTCTGTTATCGAGTCATGGAGGAAGAGGTACCTGAAGGGAGAATACAGGAAGGTTAAACCGAGGATTAAGAGGAGGTTCGCTAGATGCAAGATAACGCTCATGAAGGTCGACTACGGGAGGAAAGCGGTGAGGATAACTCTGAAGCCAGGTGAGTACCTTGAGGTTTCGTGGAGTGGGAAGTGGTTTAGTAAAAGGGTTGAGGGCTGGAGAATTGGAGAAGTGATCCTCAAGGATGACAGAGTGCTTATTCCGTTCAAGAAGACCGAGGTCTACAGTGTTGAGAGAGTTGTTGCATGGGATTCGAACGAGCTATCTCTCGACGGCTACTCCCCAGAAATCGGGTTCATCAAGGTTGACCTGAGGTACCTGCAGAGCTTGAAGATTGTTTACGAGAAGAAGAAAGCTACTGCTCAATCAATTGGTAAGAAAGAGCTGTTCGAGAAGTACGCTAAGCGAGAGAGAAACGGGGAGAGGGACTACATAAACAAGCTCGTTAAGCAGATAACCACCATGTTCCCCAACGCTGTTCATGTCGTCGAAAACCTCGAGAAAAAGGACATGGTTGCTAGAGGAAGAACCCGTAAAGAGAGAAGGAAGAGAAACGCTAGAACACCATGGGAAACAATACACAGAAAGCTCTCAGAGAAAGCACTAGTGGTTAAGGTTTCTCCACACAACACCTCTCGAACCTGCCCACGATGCGGGTACGTGGTAAAGATCCGAGCGGGCAGGGTATTCAAATGCCCGAGGTGTGGTCTCGAACTGGATAGGCAGAAGCTCGCATCCGTAAACATCTACTTCAAGTACACCAAGATGTGGGGGTTCCCCCACAGCAATGAACCCGAGCTGGATAAGGGTGAGCTGTGGATTGGGGTTACCCTGAACGGGTGGAGACCAATGACATGGGCACCGATGAAAGGTGCCCCAAGGTCTGTGAAGCCAAGGGTTGAGATCAAACAATATCAACCAACATAA
- a CDS encoding polyprenyl synthetase family protein translates to MEEDFSQLLEYSVKLVESRLREFFNELEEESQQVSPYLKSIPFVSRDYTLRGGKRIRAFLALIGYWSKVWSAGDVNTISRLMASLELLQSYLLIHDDIMDMDELRRGGPTVHVWFRDACANDGFSADCVHYGVSQAITVGDYLEASAVENLALLELPGEDLKRLIATYSRGLRRVAYGQYLDVLFSSLPLEKIGENEILLVHKLKTASYTIELPLHLGAIASLRYSQKLLEELSAFAIPAGIAFQLRDDIIGLYGDPRVTGKPSGSDVRGKKKTLLIIKAHQLSSRQEREFLELVYDKLPSNDITEDHVERVREIVKSTGSLDYNLRLIESFVSQALSGLEASLEISDEAKKVLKWLLYKLAYREK, encoded by the coding sequence ATGGAAGAAGATTTCTCTCAACTACTCGAGTACAGTGTCAAGCTGGTGGAGTCTAGACTGAGGGAGTTTTTTAATGAACTAGAGGAAGAATCCCAACAGGTTTCACCGTATTTGAAGAGCATTCCATTCGTCTCCAGGGATTATACGTTAAGAGGGGGTAAGAGGATTAGGGCATTCTTAGCTCTGATAGGTTATTGGAGCAAGGTGTGGAGTGCGGGAGACGTCAACACGATTTCGAGACTGATGGCCTCCCTTGAATTACTCCAGAGCTATCTTCTCATTCACGATGACATTATGGATATGGATGAGCTTAGAAGAGGTGGTCCCACGGTTCATGTGTGGTTCAGGGATGCTTGTGCTAACGATGGATTTTCAGCAGATTGCGTCCACTATGGCGTGTCGCAAGCGATAACGGTTGGAGACTACTTGGAAGCATCAGCAGTCGAGAACTTGGCGTTACTTGAGCTACCGGGAGAGGATTTAAAGAGGCTAATTGCAACCTACTCTAGGGGTTTGAGGAGAGTTGCTTACGGTCAATATTTAGACGTATTATTCTCCTCCCTACCTTTAGAGAAAATCGGCGAGAATGAAATTCTTCTTGTTCACAAATTGAAGACTGCTTCCTACACTATAGAACTACCTCTACATCTCGGCGCAATCGCTTCGTTGAGATACAGCCAAAAGCTTCTTGAAGAGCTCTCGGCTTTTGCTATCCCGGCTGGGATTGCATTCCAGCTGAGGGATGATATAATTGGGCTATACGGGGATCCAAGGGTCACTGGAAAACCAAGCGGAAGCGATGTTAGAGGAAAAAAGAAAACTCTATTAATTATTAAAGCCCATCAGCTCTCATCTAGGCAGGAGAGAGAATTCCTTGAATTGGTTTACGACAAGCTACCGAGTAATGATATCACAGAGGATCACGTAGAGAGGGTCAGAGAGATCGTTAAATCTACCGGCAGTTTGGATTACAATTTGAGACTTATTGAATCATTTGTCTCACAGGCGCTCTCGGGACTCGAGGCTTCTCTGGAAATAAGTGATGAAGCGAAGAAAGTACTTAAGTGGTTGCTTTACAAGCTGGCGTATAGGGAAAAGTAA
- a CDS encoding RNA repair domain-containing protein, whose amino-acid sequence MYSRMLSVRKKGEIEEWLKKIFFGGRRSEYIVFIKFREGDESVLKPIPGELITDVRKGYIFVGEDQIPFHRVVEIRLKNGVLVYKRGEKA is encoded by the coding sequence ATGTATTCGAGGATGTTGTCCGTGAGAAAGAAGGGCGAGATCGAAGAGTGGTTGAAGAAAATATTTTTCGGGGGCAGAAGGAGCGAGTACATAGTATTCATTAAGTTTAGGGAAGGGGATGAGAGTGTTTTGAAGCCCATCCCTGGGGAACTCATAACGGATGTGAGAAAGGGTTACATATTCGTTGGAGAGGATCAAATTCCTTTTCACAGAGTTGTTGAAATAAGGCTAAAAAACGGAGTATTGGTTTACAAGAGGGGTGAAAAAGCTTAG
- a CDS encoding Glu/Leu/Phe/Val dehydrogenase translates to MNSFASLYENDPVYQMAVKQLKESIRILGYPEEYVEILRHPEKLVQVKITIRRDNGKLETFLGWRSQHNSALGPYKGGVRYGENVTPGEVVALSIWMTWKTSLAGIPYGGGKGGVRVNPKALSARELEELSRKFFAGIAKDVGPDVDIPAPDVYTNPQTMAWYFDEYSKIVGYNAWGVVTAKPVDVGGLNARTVSTGYGTALTAREAAKKWLGGFEGRTVAIHGFGNVGMYAAKYAQEWGAIVVAVSDTSGYVYDPKGIDVDEAIRVKNETGKVINYKKGDVKVSTNHLEVLELPVDVLIPAATENVITKENVDRIKAKVISEGANGPTTPEADEILHKRGVVVVPDILANAGGVTMSWIEWAHNRMGCWLTDEEALGRLDKMMTLNFHRVFDDWQKRFSQYPMRIAAYAIAVDRVVRAMKYRGWL, encoded by the coding sequence ATGAATTCATTCGCATCACTATATGAAAACGATCCTGTGTACCAAATGGCTGTTAAACAATTGAAAGAATCAATTAGAATCCTGGGCTACCCTGAAGAATACGTGGAGATACTCAGACACCCGGAAAAGCTCGTACAGGTTAAAATAACTATTAGAAGGGACAACGGGAAACTAGAAACATTCCTGGGTTGGAGGAGCCAGCACAATAGTGCTTTAGGACCCTATAAGGGCGGAGTGAGATACGGGGAGAACGTGACTCCAGGAGAGGTAGTAGCTCTATCCATATGGATGACTTGGAAGACCTCGCTCGCCGGCATTCCCTATGGTGGAGGTAAGGGAGGAGTTAGAGTCAACCCCAAGGCGTTGAGCGCCCGAGAACTTGAAGAGTTGAGCAGGAAATTCTTCGCCGGAATAGCCAAGGACGTTGGTCCCGACGTAGACATCCCAGCGCCCGACGTCTACACGAATCCGCAGACCATGGCATGGTATTTTGACGAGTACAGCAAGATCGTAGGCTATAATGCATGGGGCGTAGTCACGGCGAAGCCCGTGGACGTGGGAGGATTAAACGCTAGGACAGTGTCGACCGGATACGGGACAGCTTTAACTGCTAGAGAAGCCGCAAAGAAGTGGCTTGGAGGCTTCGAAGGAAGGACCGTGGCAATACACGGTTTCGGCAACGTGGGCATGTACGCTGCGAAGTACGCCCAGGAATGGGGAGCAATAGTTGTAGCGGTTAGCGATACGAGCGGATACGTCTACGATCCGAAGGGAATTGATGTGGATGAAGCCATAAGAGTCAAAAACGAAACAGGCAAAGTCATTAACTATAAGAAGGGGGATGTAAAAGTCTCCACCAACCACTTAGAAGTACTAGAACTACCAGTCGACGTACTGATACCTGCAGCTACAGAAAACGTGATAACTAAAGAAAACGTTGATAGAATTAAAGCCAAGGTCATCTCAGAAGGAGCAAACGGACCTACAACACCCGAGGCGGATGAAATACTCCACAAGAGGGGAGTAGTTGTAGTCCCCGATATTCTGGCCAATGCGGGAGGAGTTACGATGAGCTGGATAGAGTGGGCCCACAATAGAATGGGGTGTTGGCTGACAGATGAGGAGGCTTTAGGCAGGTTGGATAAAATGATGACTCTCAACTTCCACAGAGTCTTCGACGACTGGCAGAAGAGGTTCTCTCAATACCCAATGAGAATAGCGGCGTATGCTATTGCCGTCGACAGAGTAGTAAGAGCAATGAAGTATAGAGGATGGCTCTAA
- a CDS encoding isochorismatase family cysteine hydrolase: MQPLKPAILVIDMIEEFVRGRLRSARAEQIVPVIANIVSVARRRGIPVIYLIDQHFPFDREFSIWGPHALREHHESKIIDELAPEAGDIVLYKRSYSGFRDTGLAGVLRDLGVDTVILTGIHTHICVMHTAIDAFYERFNIILVSDAISAFSEGDHEYAVEYMKKVLGARLMSSTELVEKLLGDY, encoded by the coding sequence GTGCAACCCTTGAAGCCTGCGATACTCGTCATAGACATGATTGAAGAGTTTGTGCGAGGCAGGTTGCGGAGTGCACGTGCGGAGCAAATCGTCCCCGTGATAGCCAATATAGTTAGTGTTGCCCGGCGACGCGGAATACCAGTGATATATCTCATAGACCAGCATTTTCCTTTTGACAGGGAGTTCTCCATCTGGGGTCCTCACGCCTTACGGGAGCATCACGAGTCTAAGATCATAGATGAACTAGCTCCAGAGGCTGGAGACATCGTGCTCTACAAGCGATCCTACAGTGGATTCAGGGATACTGGGCTGGCCGGCGTGCTCAGAGATCTTGGCGTTGACACTGTAATTTTAACGGGCATTCACACGCATATTTGCGTTATGCATACAGCTATAGACGCCTTCTACGAGCGTTTCAACATCATTCTTGTATCTGATGCTATATCAGCATTCTCGGAGGGAGACCATGAGTATGCCGTCGAATACATGAAGAAGGTTCTAGGTGCGAGATTGATGTCGAGCACCGAGCTCGTGGAGAAGCTCCTGGGAGATTATTGA
- a CDS encoding ABC transporter ATP-binding protein — MIRVSQLTVTHGKAIQALRSLNFEIPVRKVTCVMGPNASGKTTLLKTLAGLTSYSGSVYLNFRELRKYSKRELARLVGYTGAVSSRDFFSIKVREVLMTAFYPFSNSFFDSPEHYKYVEEISRDAGIEHLLDRRLNELSSGELQKVFLALIIARSPQYYLLDEPDSHLDIGFKPELIKMIRKLSQSSTVLIATHDPLFAFKCCDYFIILNKGELVLSGEKKDLIENLQILSRVYGVRFETLLGKGGEKLIIPVYE; from the coding sequence GTGATACGGGTTTCACAGCTGACAGTTACACATGGAAAGGCGATCCAAGCTTTGAGAAGTCTAAACTTCGAGATACCTGTTAGAAAGGTAACTTGCGTAATGGGGCCAAACGCTTCGGGTAAGACGACCTTATTGAAAACTCTAGCAGGTTTAACATCCTACAGCGGATCGGTTTACCTCAACTTTAGGGAGCTGAGAAAATACAGTAAAAGAGAATTAGCAAGGTTAGTGGGGTATACCGGGGCAGTATCGTCGAGGGACTTTTTCTCCATAAAGGTTCGAGAAGTGTTAATGACTGCTTTTTATCCTTTTTCAAATTCGTTCTTCGATAGCCCTGAGCATTACAAATACGTTGAAGAAATATCTCGTGACGCGGGCATCGAGCACTTGCTAGATAGGCGCCTCAACGAGCTAAGCTCTGGAGAACTTCAGAAAGTATTTCTAGCCCTGATAATCGCCAGGAGCCCCCAATACTATCTACTCGACGAGCCGGACTCTCACTTGGACATCGGCTTTAAACCCGAGTTAATCAAGATGATCAGGAAGCTGAGCCAAAGTTCAACCGTGCTCATAGCCACGCACGATCCATTGTTTGCTTTTAAATGTTGCGACTACTTTATAATTCTCAATAAAGGAGAGTTGGTTTTATCCGGTGAAAAAAAGGATCTTATAGAGAACCTTCAAATATTAAGCAGAGTCTACGGGGTGAGGTTTGAAACCCTACTCGGTAAGGGGGGCGAGAAATTAATAATTCCCGTTTATGAATAG
- a CDS encoding iron ABC transporter permease: MHQKILFVTALVLAILPLGLTLLWDLERSDYSTLINTYRIFRVLYVTLSGLIIGGSGAVLQSSLRNPLLDHHILGIGGGALFAVYVASLLGRPSYYLLMLSGVLGGLAALAMTVTIAEKFGGTVTAYILSGIGVSSLFSGSAMLLSYFLVSKNPYSVLLLTGSFVIATPEKIYAMLPAAIISSTVFIALSKPLNTILISDEYSKQLGYNPRKIRLFLILVAGISTSIVVSNFGIIGFVGLASPHLARMILRTSDNRLVVPLSMSSSVLILYATDFLSRKVLVAPIGEVPSGAIASLIGAPFFLIVMIKNIKRFSM; encoded by the coding sequence ATGCATCAGAAAATATTGTTTGTCACAGCGTTAGTCCTAGCGATTCTACCGTTAGGGCTAACTCTTCTATGGGATCTCGAGAGAAGTGATTACTCAACTCTCATCAACACCTATAGGATTTTCCGAGTGCTCTACGTAACCCTCTCCGGGTTGATCATAGGAGGATCTGGGGCTGTTCTGCAATCATCTCTTCGAAACCCCTTACTGGATCATCACATCCTCGGGATCGGCGGGGGAGCATTGTTTGCAGTATACGTCGCAAGCCTATTGGGAAGACCCTCATATTATCTGCTGATGTTATCGGGAGTTCTCGGTGGGCTCGCAGCGCTTGCAATGACGGTCACTATTGCCGAGAAGTTTGGAGGAACTGTTACTGCCTACATTCTCTCAGGTATTGGTGTCTCCTCATTATTTTCTGGATCAGCAATGTTGCTATCATACTTCCTTGTTTCAAAAAACCCTTATTCAGTCCTACTTTTGACCGGAAGCTTTGTAATAGCGACACCGGAGAAGATATACGCTATGCTTCCTGCGGCGATAATCTCGTCTACTGTCTTCATCGCTTTATCCAAACCTCTAAATACAATATTGATAAGCGATGAATACTCTAAGCAACTAGGGTATAACCCGAGAAAAATCCGTCTTTTCCTAATCCTAGTAGCAGGGATTTCGACTAGCATAGTAGTTTCCAACTTCGGCATTATCGGATTCGTTGGCCTCGCTTCACCTCATTTAGCTAGGATGATCTTAAGAACATCCGACAACAGGCTTGTAGTACCACTCTCCATGAGCTCTTCGGTGTTGATACTTTATGCAACAGATTTCCTGTCGAGAAAGGTACTGGTTGCTCCCATTGGTGAGGTCCCATCGGGTGCTATCGCATCCTTGATCGGGGCACCATTTTTCCTCATAGTTATGATCAAAAACATCAAGAGGTTTTCCATGTGA